From a single Kitasatospora sp. NBC_00458 genomic region:
- a CDS encoding enoyl-CoA hydratase/isomerase family protein: protein MAARPLLTRDRAPLPTHVDGLNAHLGEDGVAVLEFDRPHRRNAVTLEIWQALPKVLLRLAEQPGVRVLLVTGAGGTFSAGADIDELAGVYGDPDRADDYHAVNIAAEEALAAFPHPTVAVVHGACVGGGCQLAVACDLRFVAEDARLGITPAKLGVVYPAVPTLRLARLVGPSRAKYLLFSGELLPAPEAAAFGLADRVLPAAELDAAALDFARLLTTRSPQTIGAVKAALAVAPEQAAAALAPWERRSREAPDVHEGLAAFLERRPPRF from the coding sequence ATGGCCGCCCGGCCGCTGCTGACGCGGGACCGAGCCCCGCTGCCCACCCACGTCGACGGCCTCAACGCCCACCTCGGCGAGGACGGCGTCGCGGTCCTGGAGTTCGACCGCCCGCACCGCCGCAACGCCGTCACCCTGGAGATCTGGCAGGCCCTGCCGAAGGTGCTGCTGCGGCTGGCCGAACAGCCCGGCGTGCGCGTCCTGCTGGTCACCGGGGCGGGCGGCACCTTCAGCGCCGGCGCCGACATCGACGAACTCGCCGGGGTCTACGGCGATCCGGACCGCGCCGACGACTACCACGCGGTCAACATCGCCGCCGAGGAGGCCCTCGCCGCCTTCCCGCACCCGACCGTCGCCGTGGTGCACGGCGCCTGCGTCGGCGGCGGCTGCCAGCTCGCCGTCGCCTGCGACCTGCGGTTCGTCGCCGAGGACGCCCGGCTGGGGATCACCCCGGCCAAACTCGGCGTGGTCTACCCGGCGGTGCCGACGCTGCGGCTGGCCCGGCTGGTCGGCCCGTCCCGCGCCAAGTACCTGCTGTTCTCCGGCGAGCTGCTGCCCGCCCCGGAGGCCGCCGCGTTCGGCCTGGCCGACCGGGTCCTCCCGGCCGCCGAACTGGACGCCGCGGCCCTGGACTTCGCCCGCCTGCTGACCACCCGCTCGCCGCAGACCATCGGCGCCGTCAAGGCCGCCCTGGCCGTCGCCCCCGAGCAGGCCGCGGCCGCCCTCGCCCCGTGGGAGCGGCGCTCCCGCGAGGCGCCCGACGTCCACGAGGGGCTCGCCGCGTTCCTGGAGCGCCGGCCGCCCCGCTTCTGA
- a CDS encoding bifunctional 3'-5' exonuclease/DNA polymerase, with amino-acid sequence MTPRIALAPDPHGRGGRLRPLDDAGAPLGPAAAVPDLAAAAAEREAADRPRWVWAAADSGYAPLLPRLPDRLARCHDLRLVEALLLAHEGRFGAPRSLGAAWARLRGLPVPADLPEPGSAEADDGQDTLFAPDRLQLPPGADPLEAVVAVHAEQQRRLAAIADPAARARFRLLIAAESAGALVAAEMAHDGLPWRADVHDRLLSDLLGPRPTVPGTQPRLLAELSVELQQSLGGRPFNPDSHGQVLRAFAEAGIQLGSTRSWELKAVDHPAAKLMIRYKELARIHAAHGWAWQDAWARGGRFRPEYVVGGVVSGRWASRGGGALQIPRILRRAVVADPGWLLVVADAAQLEPRVLAALSGDAGLARTAAGGDLYEALAASAFQGDRDKAKLGLLGAMYGQTSGDIGPLLATLRHRYPAAMGYVEAAARTGEDGGVVVSRLGRTCPPASAAFLDLTEAPETAGDAGGRSARARGRFTRNFVIQASAADWALALLAALRRRLNALPAAGPAERPHLVFFQHDEVVVHTPANLADEVAAAVAESAEEARRLVFGETPVRFPLSSAVVECYADAK; translated from the coding sequence GTGACACCCCGGATCGCCCTCGCCCCCGACCCGCACGGCCGCGGCGGCCGGCTCCGGCCGCTCGACGACGCGGGCGCCCCGCTCGGCCCGGCCGCCGCGGTGCCCGACCTGGCCGCCGCCGCCGCCGAGCGGGAGGCCGCCGACCGCCCGCGCTGGGTCTGGGCCGCCGCCGACTCGGGGTACGCGCCGCTGCTGCCCCGGCTGCCCGACCGGCTCGCCCGCTGCCACGACCTGCGGCTGGTCGAGGCGCTGCTGCTGGCCCACGAGGGCCGGTTCGGCGCGCCGCGTTCGCTCGGCGCGGCCTGGGCCCGGCTGCGCGGCCTGCCCGTCCCCGCCGACCTGCCGGAGCCCGGCTCCGCCGAGGCCGACGACGGCCAGGACACCCTGTTCGCCCCGGACCGCCTGCAGCTGCCGCCCGGCGCCGACCCGCTGGAGGCGGTCGTCGCCGTGCACGCCGAGCAGCAGCGCCGGCTCGCGGCGATCGCGGACCCGGCGGCGCGGGCCCGGTTCCGGCTGCTGATCGCCGCCGAGTCGGCCGGTGCGCTGGTCGCCGCCGAGATGGCGCACGACGGCCTGCCGTGGCGTGCCGACGTCCACGACCGGCTGCTGAGCGATCTGCTCGGCCCGCGGCCGACCGTGCCGGGCACCCAGCCGAGGCTGCTCGCCGAGCTGTCGGTCGAGCTGCAGCAGTCGCTGGGCGGCCGTCCGTTCAACCCCGACTCGCACGGCCAGGTGCTGCGCGCCTTCGCCGAGGCCGGCATTCAGCTCGGCTCGACCCGGTCCTGGGAGCTGAAGGCCGTCGACCACCCGGCCGCGAAGCTGATGATCCGCTACAAGGAGCTCGCCCGGATCCACGCCGCCCACGGCTGGGCCTGGCAGGACGCCTGGGCGCGGGGCGGCCGGTTCCGTCCCGAGTACGTGGTCGGCGGGGTGGTCTCCGGCCGCTGGGCCAGCCGGGGCGGCGGCGCGCTGCAGATCCCCCGCATCCTGCGCCGTGCCGTGGTGGCCGACCCCGGCTGGCTGCTGGTGGTCGCCGACGCCGCCCAGTTGGAGCCGCGCGTCCTGGCCGCGCTCTCCGGGGACGCCGGGCTGGCCCGCACCGCGGCCGGCGGCGACCTGTACGAGGCGCTCGCCGCCAGCGCGTTCCAGGGCGACCGCGACAAGGCGAAGCTGGGTCTGCTGGGCGCGATGTACGGCCAGACCAGCGGTGACATCGGCCCGCTGCTCGCGACCCTGCGCCACCGCTACCCGGCCGCGATGGGCTACGTCGAGGCGGCCGCCCGGACCGGCGAGGACGGCGGCGTGGTCGTCTCCCGGCTGGGCCGGACGTGCCCGCCGGCCTCGGCCGCCTTCCTGGACCTCACCGAGGCGCCGGAGACGGCGGGTGACGCCGGCGGGCGCTCGGCCCGCGCGCGGGGCCGGTTCACCCGGAACTTCGTCATCCAGGCGAGCGCCGCCGACTGGGCGCTGGCCCTGCTGGCGGCGCTGCGCCGGCGGCTCAACGCGCTGCCGGCGGCCGGCCCGGCCGAGCGGCCGCACCTGGTCTTCTTCCAGCACGACGAGGTGGTGGTGCACACCCCGGCCAACCTGGCCGACGAGGTGGCGGCCGCCGTCGCCGAGTCGGCGGAGGAGGCCCGGCGGCTGGTGTTCGGGGAGACGCCGGTGCGGTTCCCGCTCAGCAGCGCGGTGGTGGAGTGCTATGCCGACGCCAAGTAG
- a CDS encoding GNAT family N-acetyltransferase, giving the protein MFAIPLAENAVLRPLEPWQAPEYLAHIERGRAHIDRWIGWAALATDLESARTVLQRYADRQAADSARLFGIWLDGTLVGGVMFVQWDSKTGTCEIGVWTEPAAEGRGLISTAVRLLVDYAFTTRGMHRIEWHNRPDNLRSRAVAQRLGFTLEGVMRESYLHQGVHHDGEVWSMLTHEWKPGTGASGATAAS; this is encoded by the coding sequence ATGTTCGCCATCCCCCTCGCCGAGAACGCCGTGCTCCGCCCGCTGGAGCCGTGGCAGGCCCCCGAGTACCTGGCCCACATCGAGCGCGGCCGCGCCCACATCGACCGGTGGATCGGCTGGGCCGCCCTCGCCACGGACCTCGAATCGGCCCGCACCGTCCTGCAGCGCTACGCCGACCGGCAGGCCGCCGACTCGGCCCGGCTGTTCGGGATCTGGCTGGACGGCACGCTGGTCGGCGGCGTGATGTTCGTGCAGTGGGACTCCAAGACCGGCACCTGCGAGATCGGCGTCTGGACCGAACCGGCCGCCGAGGGCCGGGGGCTGATCAGCACCGCCGTCCGGCTCCTGGTCGACTACGCCTTCACCACCCGGGGCATGCACCGGATCGAGTGGCACAACCGGCCCGACAACCTGCGCAGCCGGGCGGTCGCCCAGCGGCTGGGCTTCACGCTGGAGGGCGTCATGCGGGAGTCCTACCTGCACCAGGGCGTCCACCACGACGGCGAGGTCTGGTCGATGCTCACCCACGAGTGGAAGCCCGGAACCGGCGCGTCCGGGGCCACCGCGGCGTCCTGA
- the dhaM gene encoding dihydroxyacetone kinase phosphoryl donor subunit DhaM encodes MSDYVGIVLVSHSARLAGGLKELLGELASDAVRVVVAAGTEEGGLGTSYDLIARAVAEADTGAGVVVLPDLGSSVLTAVTVLEDAPNPGAVLVDAPFVEGAVSAAVTASTGASLAEVVAAAEEARAFRKL; translated from the coding sequence ATGAGCGACTACGTGGGCATCGTCCTGGTCTCGCACAGCGCACGGCTGGCCGGCGGGCTGAAGGAACTGCTGGGGGAACTCGCCTCGGACGCGGTGCGGGTGGTGGTGGCGGCCGGCACCGAGGAGGGCGGGCTCGGCACCAGCTACGACCTGATCGCCCGGGCCGTGGCCGAGGCCGACACCGGGGCGGGCGTGGTGGTGCTGCCGGATCTCGGGAGCTCGGTGCTGACCGCCGTGACCGTGCTGGAGGACGCGCCGAACCCCGGCGCGGTGCTGGTGGACGCGCCGTTCGTGGAGGGCGCGGTCTCCGCCGCGGTGACCGCCTCCACCGGGGCGTCGCTGGCCGAGGTCGTCGCGGCCGCCGAGGAGGCCCGGGCCTTCCGCAAGCTCTGA
- a CDS encoding acyl-CoA dehydrogenase family protein, which translates to MSTFSLDPGEDQLAVRDWLHGFAADVMRPAAAEWDEREETPWPIIQEAAKLGIYSLDFYAQQYFDPSGVGIPIAMEELFWGDAGIGLSIVGTTLAAVAVLANGTDEQIGTWAPQMFGTPDDVKVAAFCSSEPDAGSDVSALRTRAVYDGAADEWVLNGTKTWATNGGIAAVHVVVATVDPELGARGQASFVVPPGTPGLSQGQKFKKHGIRASHTAEVVLDAVRVPGHCLLGGREKLDERLARAREGVRNGGRNAAMATFEASRPAVGAQAIGIARAAYEVALDYAKTRVQFGRPIIDNQGVAFQLADMKTRIDAARLLVWRASWMAANNLPFTSAEGSMSKLYAGETAKWVTAQAMQILGGNGFTREYPVERMHRDSAIYSIFEGTSEIQRLVIARAVSGLPIR; encoded by the coding sequence ATGAGCACCTTCTCGCTGGACCCGGGCGAGGACCAGCTCGCCGTACGCGACTGGCTGCACGGCTTCGCCGCCGACGTGATGCGGCCCGCGGCCGCCGAGTGGGACGAGCGCGAGGAGACCCCCTGGCCGATCATCCAGGAGGCCGCCAAGCTCGGCATCTACTCGCTCGACTTCTACGCCCAGCAGTACTTCGACCCCTCCGGCGTCGGCATCCCCATCGCCATGGAGGAACTGTTCTGGGGCGACGCCGGGATCGGCCTCTCCATCGTCGGCACCACGCTGGCCGCCGTCGCGGTGCTCGCCAACGGCACCGACGAACAGATCGGCACCTGGGCGCCGCAGATGTTCGGCACCCCGGACGACGTCAAGGTGGCCGCCTTCTGCTCCTCCGAGCCGGACGCCGGATCCGACGTCTCCGCGCTGCGCACCCGGGCCGTGTACGACGGGGCCGCGGACGAGTGGGTGCTGAACGGCACCAAGACCTGGGCCACCAACGGCGGGATCGCCGCCGTCCACGTGGTCGTGGCCACCGTCGACCCGGAGCTCGGCGCGCGCGGACAGGCCTCCTTCGTGGTGCCGCCGGGCACGCCCGGACTGAGCCAGGGCCAGAAGTTCAAAAAGCACGGCATCCGGGCCTCGCACACCGCCGAGGTGGTGCTGGACGCCGTGCGGGTGCCCGGGCACTGCCTGCTCGGCGGCAGGGAGAAGCTGGACGAACGCCTCGCCCGGGCCCGCGAGGGCGTCCGCAACGGCGGGCGAAACGCGGCGATGGCCACCTTCGAGGCCTCCCGGCCGGCCGTCGGCGCACAGGCGATCGGCATCGCCCGGGCCGCGTACGAGGTGGCGCTGGACTACGCGAAGACCAGGGTGCAGTTCGGCCGCCCGATCATCGACAACCAGGGGGTGGCCTTCCAGCTGGCCGACATGAAGACCCGGATCGACGCGGCCCGGCTGCTGGTCTGGCGGGCCTCCTGGATGGCCGCCAACAACCTGCCGTTCACCTCGGCCGAGGGCTCGATGTCCAAGCTGTACGCGGGTGAGACCGCCAAGTGGGTCACCGCGCAGGCGATGCAGATCCTCGGCGGCAACGGCTTCACCCGCGAGTACCCGGTCGAGCGGATGCACCGGGACAGCGCGATCTACTCGATCTTCGAGGGCACCAGCGAGATCCAGCGCCTGGTGATCGCCCGGGCCGTCTCGGGGCTCCCGATCCGCTGA
- the dhaK gene encoding dihydroxyacetone kinase subunit DhaK: MKKLINAAETVLEDALTGFAAAHPELAVDVANRVITRAVRPGTPKVALISGGGSGHEPLHGGFVGPGMLDAACPGEVFTSPVPDQMLAAAKAVDSGAGVVFVVKNYTGDVMNFELAAELAAEEGIEVRTVLVDDDVAVEDSTWTAGRRGTGATVVVEKIAGALAERGAPLDEVAALGARVDAASRSFAIALTAATVPAAGRPGFDLPEDEIEVGVGIHGEPGRRREKIRPARELAAEVVETILAEGHVGAGDEVIALVNGLGGTPLLELYIVFGEVAARLAERGITVARNLVGNYVTSLDMAGFSLTLTRADGELLELWDAPVDTPALKRA, from the coding sequence GTGAAGAAGCTCATCAACGCCGCCGAGACCGTCCTGGAGGACGCGCTGACCGGATTCGCCGCCGCCCACCCGGAGTTGGCGGTGGACGTGGCCAACCGGGTGATCACCCGCGCGGTCCGGCCCGGCACGCCCAAGGTCGCCCTGATCTCGGGCGGCGGTTCCGGCCACGAACCCCTGCACGGGGGCTTCGTCGGCCCGGGCATGCTCGACGCGGCCTGCCCCGGCGAGGTCTTCACCTCCCCCGTCCCGGACCAGATGCTGGCCGCGGCCAAGGCGGTGGACTCCGGCGCGGGCGTGGTCTTCGTCGTGAAGAACTACACCGGCGACGTGATGAACTTCGAGCTCGCCGCCGAGCTGGCCGCCGAGGAGGGCATCGAGGTCCGCACCGTGCTGGTCGACGACGACGTCGCGGTCGAGGACTCGACCTGGACGGCCGGCCGCCGCGGCACCGGTGCCACGGTCGTGGTCGAGAAGATCGCCGGTGCGCTGGCCGAACGCGGCGCCCCGCTGGACGAGGTGGCCGCCCTCGGCGCACGGGTCGACGCGGCCTCCCGCTCGTTCGCGATCGCGCTGACCGCGGCGACCGTCCCGGCGGCGGGCAGGCCCGGCTTCGACCTGCCGGAGGACGAGATCGAGGTCGGCGTGGGCATCCACGGCGAGCCGGGCCGCCGCCGGGAGAAGATCCGCCCGGCCCGTGAGCTGGCCGCCGAGGTGGTGGAGACGATCCTCGCCGAGGGCCACGTCGGCGCGGGCGACGAGGTGATCGCCCTGGTCAACGGCCTGGGCGGGACGCCGCTGCTGGAGCTGTACATCGTCTTCGGCGAGGTCGCCGCCCGGCTCGCCGAGCGCGGCATCACGGTGGCCCGCAACCTGGTGGGCAACTACGTGACCAGCCTGGACATGGCGGGCTTCTCGCTCACCCTGACCAGGGCCGACGGCGAGCTGCTGGAACTGTGGGACGCCCCGGTGGACACCCCGGCCCTGAAGCGCGCCTGA
- a CDS encoding M3 family metallopeptidase has protein sequence MTENPFFRPSTLAYGLPPFAEIRPEHYLPAFERGMAEQLAEIAAITADPAPPTFDNTLIALERSGALLRRVRGVFDNQSSADTTPEVDRIDAEISPRLAAHRDAVHLDAALFARIEELHGRRHDLGLDEESLRLLERRHTAFVRSGARLGAEQQERLRGINTELAVAASAFRQNVSADSKARALVLDSAEQLAGLSPDAIAAAAENGRALGRDGSYVLSLKNFSNQSELASLTDRSVRERLLAASLGRAADTNGPLAIRMSALRAERARLLGFDTHAAYVVADETAGTVEAVDALLARLVPPAVANARREAAELAKSAAADGIEEIAAHDWAYYSEQVRQASYQVDSAALRPYFELERVLRDGVFFAAGLAYGVTFTERPDLVAYHPDVRVFEVFEEDGSPLGLFLGDFHARESKRGGAWMDELVTQSGLLDHRPVVYNNLNVAKPAPGEPVLLSWDEVRTLFHEFGHALHGLFSDVRYPYFAGTAVPRDFVEFPSQVNEMWMVRPEVLANYAKHHETGEPLPSELVERIDAAESFGQGFRTVEYLAAALLDWAWHTLPEGKEVADAEEFEAAALAEAGLAVAAVPPRYRTSYFGHIFAGGYSAGYYAYIWSEVLDADTVEWFGSNGRSARESGEVFRRELLARGDGRDALDSFRAVVGRDPETGPLLARRGLA, from the coding sequence ATGACCGAGAACCCGTTCTTCAGGCCCAGCACCCTGGCCTACGGACTGCCGCCGTTCGCCGAGATCCGGCCGGAGCACTACCTGCCCGCCTTCGAGCGTGGCATGGCCGAACAGCTCGCCGAGATCGCCGCGATCACCGCCGACCCGGCGCCGCCGACCTTCGACAACACCCTGATCGCGCTGGAGCGGTCGGGGGCGCTGCTGCGCCGGGTCCGCGGGGTCTTCGACAACCAGTCCTCCGCCGACACCACACCCGAGGTGGACCGGATCGACGCCGAGATCAGCCCGCGGCTGGCCGCCCACCGGGACGCGGTCCACCTCGACGCCGCGCTGTTCGCCCGGATCGAGGAACTGCACGGGCGCCGCCACGACCTGGGGCTGGACGAGGAGTCGCTGCGCCTGCTGGAGCGCCGGCACACTGCCTTCGTCCGGTCCGGCGCCCGGCTCGGCGCCGAGCAGCAGGAACGCCTGCGCGGGATCAACACCGAACTGGCCGTGGCCGCCTCGGCGTTCCGGCAGAACGTGTCGGCCGACTCCAAGGCCCGGGCGCTCGTGCTGGACTCCGCCGAGCAGCTGGCCGGCCTCTCGCCGGACGCGATCGCCGCAGCGGCGGAGAACGGCCGGGCCCTCGGCCGGGACGGCTCGTACGTGCTCAGCCTGAAGAACTTCTCCAACCAGAGCGAACTGGCCTCGCTCACCGACCGCTCGGTGCGCGAGCGGCTGCTCGCCGCCTCGCTCGGCCGCGCGGCGGACACCAACGGCCCGCTGGCCATCCGGATGTCCGCACTGCGCGCCGAACGCGCCCGCCTGCTCGGCTTCGACACCCACGCCGCGTACGTGGTCGCCGACGAGACGGCCGGCACCGTCGAGGCGGTGGACGCACTCCTCGCCCGACTGGTGCCGCCGGCCGTCGCCAACGCCCGCCGGGAGGCCGCCGAACTCGCCAAGTCGGCCGCCGCCGACGGCATCGAGGAGATCGCCGCGCACGACTGGGCGTACTACTCGGAGCAGGTCCGGCAGGCCTCGTACCAGGTGGACTCGGCGGCGCTGCGCCCCTACTTCGAGCTGGAGCGGGTGCTGCGGGACGGCGTCTTCTTCGCCGCCGGCCTGGCCTACGGGGTGACCTTCACCGAGCGGCCCGACCTCGTCGCGTACCACCCGGACGTCCGGGTCTTCGAGGTGTTCGAGGAGGACGGCTCCCCGCTGGGCCTCTTCCTCGGCGACTTCCACGCCCGGGAGTCCAAGCGCGGCGGCGCCTGGATGGACGAACTGGTCACCCAGTCGGGGCTGCTGGACCACCGGCCGGTGGTCTACAACAACCTGAACGTGGCGAAGCCGGCGCCCGGGGAGCCGGTGCTGCTCTCCTGGGACGAGGTCCGCACGCTGTTCCACGAGTTCGGGCACGCGCTGCACGGGCTCTTCTCGGACGTGCGCTACCCGTACTTCGCGGGCACGGCCGTGCCGCGCGACTTCGTGGAGTTCCCCTCCCAGGTCAACGAGATGTGGATGGTCCGGCCGGAGGTGCTGGCCAACTACGCCAAGCACCACGAGACCGGCGAGCCGCTGCCGTCGGAGCTGGTCGAGCGGATCGACGCCGCCGAGTCCTTCGGACAGGGCTTCCGGACCGTCGAGTACCTGGCCGCGGCGCTGCTGGACTGGGCTTGGCACACCCTGCCGGAGGGCAAGGAGGTGGCCGACGCCGAGGAGTTCGAGGCGGCGGCGCTGGCCGAGGCCGGACTGGCGGTGGCGGCGGTGCCGCCGCGCTACCGGACGTCCTACTTCGGGCACATCTTCGCCGGCGGCTACAGCGCGGGCTACTACGCGTACATCTGGTCGGAGGTGCTGGACGCGGACACCGTGGAGTGGTTCGGGTCGAACGGCCGGAGCGCGCGGGAGAGCGGCGAGGTGTTCCGCCGGGAGCTGCTCGCGCGCGGGGACGGCCGGGACGCGCTGGACTCCTTCCGCGCGGTGGTCGGACGCGACCCGGAGACCGGGCCGCTGCTGGCCCGCCGCGGCCTGGCGTAG
- a CDS encoding cellulase family glycosylhydrolase, translating to MRLRRTAVALLLAASAVLSAPPALARPPHGDHPHDRPPRSAPAFPTGTATGPDGRTDPVDAAGRRLQLRGFNLDKYAEATEQDVRSIAARGFTLIRVAVSWTRLEPGRGRLDRTELDRLHRLLGWADRYGVLALVDFHQDVYGPKFGGGDRGIPLWATRDDGLPFEADPDDWFAGYFQPAVQAAFRHLYDDPDLRAWQADFYTRLARELRGHRSLLGYDLFNEPFGPVDGDPTDPAVLAAASAALEQGRLADMYRRLIAAVRRADRDAWLFVEPTVLVGQGVPTRLPGFTDPRPGSPRLGYAPHFYDTAVESGADWDPAGGFVEDYTAAITAYPAAHRLPVLVGEWGPPDSRRPGNTLLVRRQVDAMDGFAAGWAMWYWCRGDGGYCALDPAGRPAPGDEPVFGPYPAAVAGTGARTTASGTAHTVRWTADGTGHATELVLPAAAFPTGVRIAVQPAGALVELDQPTGDRAGSARIRLPRSRPGTPVSVTLERR from the coding sequence ATGCGCCTGCGCCGCACCGCCGTTGCCCTCCTGCTCGCCGCCTCCGCCGTCCTGTCGGCCCCGCCCGCCCTGGCCCGGCCACCGCACGGCGACCATCCGCACGACCGGCCACCGCGCTCCGCACCGGCGTTCCCCACCGGCACCGCCACCGGCCCGGACGGCCGGACCGACCCCGTCGACGCCGCCGGCCGCCGGCTGCAGCTGCGCGGCTTCAACCTCGACAAGTACGCCGAGGCCACCGAGCAGGACGTCAGGTCCATCGCGGCCCGGGGCTTCACGCTGATCCGGGTGGCCGTCTCCTGGACCAGGCTGGAGCCCGGACGCGGACGGCTGGACCGGACCGAGCTCGACCGCCTGCACCGGCTCCTCGGCTGGGCCGACCGGTACGGCGTGCTCGCCCTCGTCGACTTCCACCAGGACGTCTACGGGCCGAAGTTCGGCGGCGGCGACCGCGGCATCCCGCTCTGGGCCACCCGTGACGACGGCCTGCCGTTCGAGGCCGACCCCGACGACTGGTTCGCCGGCTACTTCCAGCCCGCCGTCCAGGCCGCCTTCCGCCACCTCTACGACGACCCCGACCTGCGCGCCTGGCAGGCCGACTTCTACACCCGGCTGGCCCGTGAACTGCGCGGCCACCGCTCACTGCTGGGCTACGACCTGTTCAACGAGCCGTTCGGCCCGGTGGACGGCGACCCGACCGACCCGGCGGTGCTCGCCGCCGCCTCCGCCGCGCTGGAGCAGGGCCGGCTCGCCGACATGTACCGCCGGCTGATCGCCGCCGTCCGCCGCGCCGACCGGGACGCCTGGCTGTTCGTCGAGCCGACCGTGCTGGTCGGCCAGGGCGTGCCCACCCGGCTGCCGGGCTTCACCGACCCCCGCCCCGGCTCCCCCCGGCTCGGCTACGCCCCGCACTTCTACGACACGGCCGTCGAGTCCGGTGCCGACTGGGACCCGGCCGGCGGCTTCGTGGAGGACTACACCGCCGCGATCACCGCCTACCCGGCCGCGCACCGCCTCCCCGTGCTGGTCGGCGAGTGGGGGCCGCCCGACTCCCGCCGGCCCGGCAACACCCTGCTGGTCCGCCGTCAGGTCGACGCCATGGACGGCTTCGCCGCCGGCTGGGCGATGTGGTACTGGTGCCGGGGCGACGGCGGCTACTGCGCGCTCGACCCGGCCGGGCGGCCGGCCCCCGGCGACGAGCCGGTCTTCGGCCCGTACCCGGCCGCGGTGGCCGGAACGGGGGCGCGCACCACCGCGAGCGGCACCGCGCACACCGTCCGGTGGACCGCCGACGGCACCGGGCACGCCACCGAACTCGTCCTGCCCGCCGCCGCGTTCCCCACCGGCGTGCGGATCGCCGTGCAGCCGGCCGGCGCCCTGGTCGAGCTCGACCAGCCGACCGGCGACCGGGCCGGCAGCGCCCGGATCCGCCTCCCGCGATCCCGGCCCGGCACCCCGGTCTCCGTCACCCTGGAACGGCGCTGA
- a CDS encoding phosphatase PAP2 family protein, with translation MTEPLPSTTRARQITDGLEPKNVIICLVLLLGGLRYGWSGLGWAVFALLFTAVVPTLFIKRGIRRGTLEDRHVGHRQRRLTVIPFVMGSVATAFAVMLGLDAPTDLTAIVLAMFASLVPILAITVWWKVSLHTAVSSGAVVCLAIALGPWWLLLYPLVVLIGWSRVVLRDHTTAQTIVGAAVGGLTAGLTFWAAR, from the coding sequence ATGACCGAGCCCCTGCCCTCGACGACCCGGGCCCGGCAGATCACCGACGGCCTGGAGCCGAAGAACGTGATCATCTGCCTGGTGCTCCTGCTCGGCGGCCTGCGGTACGGCTGGAGCGGGCTCGGCTGGGCGGTGTTCGCGCTGCTCTTCACGGCCGTGGTCCCGACCCTGTTCATCAAGCGCGGCATCCGCAGGGGCACGCTGGAGGACCGGCACGTCGGCCACCGGCAGCGGCGGCTGACGGTCATCCCGTTCGTCATGGGCTCGGTCGCGACCGCCTTCGCGGTGATGCTCGGACTGGACGCGCCGACCGACCTCACGGCGATCGTGCTGGCGATGTTCGCCTCGCTGGTGCCGATCCTGGCGATCACCGTCTGGTGGAAGGTCTCCCTGCACACCGCCGTGTCCAGCGGCGCGGTGGTCTGCCTGGCGATCGCGCTCGGCCCGTGGTGGCTGCTGCTGTACCCGCTGGTCGTGCTGATCGGCTGGTCCCGGGTGGTGCTGCGGGACCACACCACCGCGCAGACGATCGTCGGCGCGGCGGTGGGCGGCCTCACCGCCGGACTCACCTTCTGGGCCGCCCGCTGA
- a CDS encoding TetR family transcriptional regulator codes for MSPEPRREQLLNAADRVVQRDGPGASMNAIAAEAGITKPILYRHFGDRNGLIRALTERHTGGLLAAVRAALAEPLERRDRVEHVLDTYLAGIESRPQVYRLLTHPEPGDPSGAGNALAPALKQIAEEITRAVAGQVDLGADRELLAEAWGRGITGMVLAAGDWWLESKPCSRARMVQALADLLWGRLAAAGDLPSALPTGPAAPEPTAPEPAGD; via the coding sequence ATGTCCCCAGAGCCCCGCCGGGAGCAGTTGCTCAACGCCGCCGACCGGGTCGTCCAGCGCGATGGTCCCGGCGCCAGCATGAACGCGATCGCCGCCGAGGCCGGCATCACCAAACCGATCCTCTACCGGCACTTCGGCGACCGGAACGGCCTGATCCGGGCGCTGACCGAGCGCCACACCGGCGGCCTGCTGGCCGCCGTCCGGGCCGCCCTCGCCGAACCGCTGGAGCGGCGCGACCGGGTCGAGCACGTCCTGGACACCTACCTGGCCGGGATCGAGTCCCGCCCGCAGGTGTACCGGCTGCTCACCCACCCCGAGCCGGGCGACCCGAGCGGCGCGGGGAACGCGCTCGCGCCGGCTCTGAAGCAGATCGCCGAGGAGATCACCCGGGCGGTCGCGGGCCAGGTCGACCTCGGGGCCGACCGCGAACTCCTCGCCGAGGCCTGGGGGCGGGGCATCACCGGGATGGTACTGGCGGCCGGCGACTGGTGGCTGGAGTCCAAGCCCTGCTCGCGGGCCCGGATGGTCCAGGCGCTCGCCGACCTGCTCTGGGGCCGGCTCGCCGCCGCGGGCGACCTGCCGAGCGCCCTGCCGACCGGGCCTGCCGCCCCGGAGCCGACGGCGCCGGAGCCCGCGGGCGACTGA